The following coding sequences lie in one Spirosoma sp. KUDC1026 genomic window:
- a CDS encoding RagB/SusD family nutrient uptake outer membrane protein, with product MAVGLLTASCEKDYLETSPTGSIDAGAAYATTKNATAAINGIYRAMIVRYLDSQGHFGHPAMMIIQDILGEDVIIPNTASNWHVSETRWQAHRNATSVGNQLPYQLYYRLIGNANIAITNIDNATGTQAERNQLKGEALGIRAFSYFNLVQLYGKRYDAAAKPNAQLAVPLILTPTTEGLPRATVEEVYTQINKDLTEAATLLTASRTYKSHINLDVIKGFQARVALAQQNWADAAKFANEARKSYTPMTVAQYQEGFSDIQNAEWMWGFDHLEDQTEYFGAFFSYISSNFNSTVIRLDPKVVNRVIYDQIPATDVRSKMWVKAPTAANSIVPTGGVRVAYMTQKFRLPGTPSTSTMGDIPYMRASEMYLIEAEALARQGNNAQAATVLFDLVSKRDPSYVKSTKTGTALTDEIMFQRRIELWGEGFRFTDLKRLNQPLSRTGTNASSAVAVIFDVAAGDNQWEFLIPQREINANKAIVQNPL from the coding sequence ATGGCAGTAGGTCTGCTAACGGCATCGTGCGAAAAAGATTATTTAGAGACCTCTCCCACTGGTAGTATTGACGCTGGTGCGGCATACGCTACCACCAAAAACGCAACGGCGGCTATCAACGGTATCTACCGGGCCATGATCGTGCGTTACCTTGACTCGCAGGGGCACTTCGGTCATCCGGCTATGATGATTATCCAGGATATACTGGGTGAAGACGTAATTATTCCCAATACAGCCAGCAATTGGCATGTCAGTGAAACACGCTGGCAAGCACACCGTAACGCCACATCTGTTGGTAACCAGTTGCCCTACCAGTTGTACTACCGGTTAATCGGTAACGCGAACATTGCTATTACTAACATCGATAACGCAACGGGTACGCAGGCCGAACGCAATCAGCTTAAAGGGGAAGCACTGGGTATACGAGCGTTCTCCTACTTCAACCTGGTTCAGCTCTATGGCAAACGCTATGATGCGGCTGCCAAGCCAAATGCACAGCTGGCTGTGCCGCTGATACTGACGCCAACGACCGAAGGACTCCCCCGCGCTACGGTAGAAGAAGTGTATACCCAGATCAATAAAGATCTAACCGAAGCCGCTACGTTACTGACTGCCAGCCGCACGTATAAATCGCACATCAACCTGGATGTGATCAAGGGCTTTCAGGCGCGGGTAGCGCTAGCGCAACAGAACTGGGCCGATGCGGCTAAATTCGCGAACGAAGCTCGCAAGAGCTATACGCCGATGACGGTTGCTCAGTATCAGGAAGGCTTCTCGGACATTCAGAACGCTGAATGGATGTGGGGCTTCGATCACCTCGAAGATCAGACGGAGTATTTTGGGGCGTTCTTCTCCTACATTTCGTCCAACTTCAACTCGACAGTTATCCGGCTTGACCCGAAGGTGGTCAACCGCGTTATCTACGATCAGATCCCGGCGACGGACGTCCGGTCGAAGATGTGGGTAAAAGCCCCAACGGCAGCTAACTCGATCGTACCGACGGGAGGGGTTCGCGTAGCCTACATGACGCAGAAATTCCGTCTGCCGGGTACGCCATCGACCAGCACCATGGGTGACATACCATACATGCGCGCTTCGGAAATGTATTTGATCGAAGCCGAAGCTTTGGCCCGACAGGGTAACAACGCGCAGGCTGCTACGGTCCTGTTTGACCTGGTTAGCAAGCGTGACCCATCGTACGTCAAGTCGACCAAAACGGGAACAGCGCTGACCGACGAAATTATGTTCCAGCGTCGTATTGAACTGTGGGGCGAGGGCTTCCGGTTCACTGATCTGAAACGTCTGAACCAGCCGCTGAGCCGAACCGGTACCAACGCTAGCTCAGCAGTAGCGGTAATTTTCGACGTAGCCGCTGGTGATAATCAGTGGGAGTTCCTGATTCCGCAACGGGAAATCAACGCGAACAAAGCCATTGTACAGAACCCACTTTAA